The Podospora bellae-mahoneyi strain CBS 112042 chromosome 7, whole genome shotgun sequence genome includes a window with the following:
- a CDS encoding hypothetical protein (COG:A; EggNog:ENOG503NZ7R): protein MLSSRQFSCDMEGEDVHDPFLWDEERLIQELCHSNRQWRARAPKRPLDLAALEAKLREGGVDGASFLTYPEEFGIHNLFAELGIKILPHQQFLQHIINELKESSARYRDYIRQQDDGDDHGSTYIKREPHPPSSFEPPARGSPDAKPRLDMDRAMQAAIASQLGASGPSGVLSPALSPAVDLRIGGLGDINENPEDNSIAGSEPMDINSASDNRSPAVVEQQPIAPEEPPRKKRRVAPALISSEPMHAKPDEREESPLPVFGQSDDEESMDSDEWEEYQQEKEERERMKVLRQQEAASVLSNDKAQAVIADVIKELEARWVAEQQPKQDRRAHNIWESARRNPNREAYIKSIKKLKDEAAKRIPKFRKQILTEKWKSDEMLRKMASDYLEQSVFEKCYQCWLLGVLESPRRPPKPAALPRPMPRPKKQQELAEDEEDLASSDSETDDFLDDSDDKIMISNDLMEVEPISDFVQEPDTDMQDSSPGKIKTKLALAPSTPRRLASSREVILIEDSPLISPTDVIPEFTDRLSLEKMGEMGTDYWANANDAERLLAAILCQWTEQKRERLLKVVGPFGHKEIWEEHLKPAIDSNGTVARVGTTELLLCQLFDAFLECSAKRLARTTIRKITLRQLEQSAGVKFQTFYNHLKKLLVLFRTEKPHFGHTRSLAPTTPTKSPAVKTPIKSEPSQVVASEKPVEELVSQDPSEGGVPQDPADATLTLADEVEAVLSDEEVPLSKKKRKRKQKVNQEAKNLRVTTQQQLVEFGRRRRRLHEEIATNGIVPSTIARLIVNETKKDDEPLIFINAYTGSRIKDHQIDGVRFMWNQVVVSGQGCLLAHTMGLGKTMQVITLLVVIAEAAASDDPAVVEQIPEKLRRSRTLILCPSGLVDNWVDEVNMWAPEGSLGPVYKVDASLTAYVRVEVVKKWASGGGVLIVGYSLFGNLVEDEELEKLLQEKPNIVVGDETHLIKNQNTKRSRAAAHFHTKSRIAMTGSPLTNNVMDYYAMINWVSPGYLSDIEEFRSRFGNPIKEGLYADSNPSAKRQARKLLVILKETMSPKVHRRDVQVLRDELPTKKEFIIMLPLTPLQRTLYEIYIERINNPTITGSDKSSAQVWSMVAKLGTVLAHPRIFKTVAERQKDAKGKAKSGKSEDEDELILPQDILSELLTPTTCRDIDNDAHSYKIVALMFLLGEFRKVGDKALIFTQSIPALDFLESIFKRRQIGYQRLDGHTPINTRQASINKFNSNDSADVYLISTKAGGVGLNIYGANRVIILDFKYSPTDEQQAIGRAYRLGQTKPVYVYWLMIGGTFEATIHKSAIFKTQLASRVIDKKNPAPYATRFKEYFVPPQAVDQEDLQDAYGQDTVLDALLNSAEVGPLVRKVTSTETFEMEETYELPPEDQEEAKKEVALALLRLTDPEAYGAEKLRLDRERYGWQPEPAVQSNTMGMINKGIGTAQANLAHNSVLPRLRDNFGQMVPSSTTPIPIPRQYLQQYRQLGRPNTLGSAPVRPMLGAAPAPSFTLPNSDLQPVLGSGSFAKYPADGHALPSHATPSATPQANPSLVAGPFGTQPVETLAASNSAPHPAPRNTPPTPAQKPAASALAPPNKAPSPMSQKALSHAHVSGSQQPQSTTPSLIIPLPGASASVTDSARPDLPDLRRIYQALCEEGKEVVFTPDAVMQGVEQALQEKGFSYKTFPARDKWQYLQKCCRLHARFAEAMLSGYIQPDQLATRERRDLQTMVTRLNGLAEDDFKREVWGSQVVRNNQAATVAQQKPRPSSKVKDESRVTKVMKDKEKASGSMPKRPRDSKGPKTPNIGPRPGGRQQPVRPGDSAASPFLID, encoded by the exons ATGCTT AGCAGCAGACAGTTCAGTTGTGACATGGAAGGGGAAGACGTACACGATCCCTTTTTGTGGGACGAGGAGCGACTCATACAAGAACTGTGCCATTCGAATCGCCAATGGAGGGCAAGGGCCCCCAAGCGGCCTCTGGACCTTGCCGCCCTTGAAGCGAAGCTCAGAGAGGGCGGGGTCGATGGCGCATCTTTCCTAACTTACCCTGAAGAGTTCGGCATTCACAACCTGTTTGCAGAATTGGGCATCAAGATATTGCCCCATCAACAATTCTTGCAGCATATCATCAATGAACTCAAGGAATCAAGTGCTAGGTATCGCGATTACATACGTCAGCAAGATGACGGGGACGACCATGGCAGTACCTACATCAAGCGAGAGCCTCATCCGCCCAGTAGCTTTGAGCCTCCAGCCAGAGGATCTCCAGATGCCAAGCCCCGTCTGGATATGGATCGCGCAATGCAGGCTGCGATTGCCTCTCAACTTGGGGCATCAGGACCAAGTGGTGTTTTGTCTCCAGCGCTATCACCTGCTGTGGACCTGCGGATTGGAGGTCTGGGAGACATCAACGAAAACCCAGAGGACAACAGCATCGCAGGGTCGGAACCCATGGACATTAATAGTGCTTCGGACAACAGAAGCCCGGCAGTAGTCGAACAGCAACCTATCGCCCCAGAAGAACCCCCTCGGAAAAAGAGGAGAGTAGCGCCTGCATTGATATCGTCAGAGCCCATGCATGCCAAACCT GACGAAAGAGAAGAATCTCCGTTGCCAGTCTTTGGTCAGTCtgacgatgaggagagcATGGATTCCGATGAATGGGAGGAATAtcagcaagaaaaagaagagcgAGAGAGGATGAAGGTTCTACGGCAGCAAGAAGCTGCTTCGGTGTTGAGCAACGATAAAGCCCAGGCTGTCATTGCAGATGTCATCAAGGAACTCGAGGCGCGTTGGGTTGCTGAACAACAGCCCAAACAGGACCGCAGAGCGCACAACATTTGGGAGAGCGCAAGACGGAACCCAAATAGAGAAGCCTACATCAAGTCCATCAAAAAGCTCAAGGATGAGGCTGCGAAACGCATCCCGAAGTTCAGAAAGCAAATCTTGACGGAGAAGTGGAAGTCTGACGAGATGCTTCGTAAGATGGCGTCGGACTACTTGGAGCAGAGCGTCTTCGAGAAATGCTACCAGTGTTGGCTGCTTGGAGTGCTTGAGAGCCCGAGACGCCCACCCAAGCCTGCCGCTTTGCCTCGGCCAATGCCTCGGCCCAAGAAACAACAAGAGTTAGcggaagacgaagaggatCTGGCCAGCAGCGACTCCGAGACAGATGACTTCTTGGACGATAGCGACGACAAGATCATGATTTCAAACGACTTGATGGAAGTTGAGCCTATATCCGACTTTGTACAAGAGCCCGACACCGATATGCAAGATTCTTCACCGGGGAAAATCAAGACCAAGCTGGCCCTtgcaccctcaacacctcgtCGGCTTGCTTCGTCCCGAGAGGTTATCCTAATTGAGGATTCACCCTTGATCTCACCTACTGATGTGATCCCGGAATTCACCGATCGACTGAGCCTCGAAAAAATGGGCGAAATGGGCACCGATTATTGGGCTAATGCCAATGATGCCGAACGTCTTCTCGCAGCCATCCTTTGTCAATGGACTGAACAGAAAAGGGAGAGGCTCCTTAAAGTGGTCGGCCCTTTCGGACATAAGGAGATTTGGGAAGAGCACTTGAAGCCAGCGATCGATAGCAATGGCACAGTTGCTAGGGTTGGCACAACTGAACTCCTACTCTGTCAACTGTTCGACGCGTTTCTTGAGTGCTCCGCAAAGAGGCTGGCCCGGACAACGATTCGAAAAATTACCCTGAGGCAGCTTGAGCAAAGCGCTGGTGTAAAATTTCAGACCTTCTACAACCATTTGAAAAAGTTGCTTGTGTTATTCAGGACCGAAAAGCCACATTTTGGCCACACAAGGTCTTTGGCGCCCACCACGCCCACAAAGTCTCCGGCAGTCAAAACGCCCATAAAAAGTGAACCTTCTCAAGTGGTGGCCTCTGAGAAGCCAGTCGAGGAATTGGTTTCCCAAGACCCATCCGAAGGAGGGGTGCCTCAAGACCCGGCTGACGCCACGCTCACCCTTGCCGACGAAGTTGAGGCAGTGTTATCCGACGAGGAAGTGCCGCTATCTAAGAAGAAACGGAAACGGAAACAGAAAGTTAACCAAGAGGCCAAAAATCTACGGGTCACTactcagcagcagctcgtAGAGTttggccgccgccggcgccggttACACGAAGAAATTGCTACCAATGGCATCGTGCCTAGTACTATAGCCCGACTCATCGTCAACGAAACAAAGAAAGACGACGAGCCTTTGATCTTTATCAACGCTTACACCGGCAGCAGGATCAAAGACCATCAAATTGATGGTGTGCGCTTCATGTGGAACCAGGTTGTGGTGAGTGGTCAGGGCTGCCTCCTTGCGCATACCATGGGTCTGGGCAAAACAATGCAGGTCATCACTTTGTTGGTGGTCATTGCCGAAGCAGCAGCGTCCGATGACCCCGCGGTTGTCGAACAGATTCCGGAGAAACTACGGCGATCTAGGACATTGATTCTCTGTCCATCGGGGCTCGTGGATAActgggttgatgaggtgaaCATGTGGGCACCGGAAGGCTCACTGGGACCGGTATACAAAGTAGACGCATCATTGACGGCATACGTTCGCGTAGAAGTCGTCAAGAAATGGGCCTCAGGCGGTGGGGTTCTCATCGTCGGATATAGTCTCTTTGGCAACCtcgttgaggatgaggagctggagaagcttCTGCAAGAAAAACCAAacattgttgttggggatgaGACCCATCTCATCAAGAATCAGAACACCAAGCGGTCACGAGCAGCCGCACACTTTCACACCAAGAGCCGCATCGCCATGACGGGGTCACCACTGACCAACAACGTCATGGATTATTACGCCATGATCAACTGGGTTTCGCCGGGCTACTTGTCGGACATTGAAGAGTTCAGGTCCAGGTTCGGCAATCCAATCAAGGAAGGGCTTTATGCAGATAGTAACCCTTCGGCAAAGAGGCAAGCGAGGAAACTGCTTGTCATCTTGAAGGAGACTATGAGCCCCAAGGTTCATCGAAGGGACGTTCAAGTTCTCCGAGACGAGCTTCCCACGAAAAAGGAGTTTATCATAATGCTGCCCTTGACCCCGCTCCAGAGGACACTCTATGAAATCTACATCGAGCGTATCAACAATCCGACAATTACGGGTAGCGACAAATCATCGGCACAGGTTTGGAGCATGGTTGCCAAGCTTGGTACTGTCCTGGCGCACCCCAGGATCTTCAAGACGGTGGCCGAAAGGCAAAAGGACGCCAAGGGAAAGGCGAAGAGCGGGAAatccgaggacgaggatgagcttATTTTGCCTCAGGATATCCTAAGTGAACTCTTGACCCCGACGACTTGCCGAGACATTGATAACGACGCTCACTCGTACAAGATCGTCGCACTCATGTTTCTCTTGGGGGAATTTCGCAAGGTGGGCGACAAGGCACTCATCTTCACCCAAAGCATCCCGGCGCTGGACTTTCTCGAGAGCATCTTCAAGCGGAGGCAGATCGGATACCAGCGCCTTGATGGCCATACCCCAATCAATACGCGTCAAGCATCAATCAATAAGTTCAACAGCAACGATTCGGCCGACGTGTATCTGATTTCCACAAaagctggtggtgttgggctcAACATTTATGGGGCCAACAGAGTGATCATCCTGGACTTCAAGTATTCGCCAACCGACGAACAGCAGGCTATTGGCCGGGCATACCGACTAGGTCAGACCAAGCCGGTGTATGTCTATTGGTTGATGATAGGAGGCACCTTCGAGGCAACAATCCACAAGAGCGCCATCTTCAAGACGCAGCTCGCCTCCCGGGTCATCGATAAGAAGAACCCGGCCCCTTACGCTACTCGCTTCAAGGAGTACTTTGTACCGCCGCAGGCAGTGGACCAGGAGGACCTTCAAGATGCCTATGGCCAGGATACCGTTCTTGATGCTCTCCTGAACAGCGCTGAGGTGGGACCCCTAGTCCGCAAGGTTACATCTACGGAGACATTTGAGATGGAAGAGACATATGAACTTCCTCCAGAAGACCAGGAGGAagcgaagaaggaggttgccctcgccctcctgaGGCTCACAGACCCAGAGGCGTATGGGGCTGAGAAACTCCGGCTCGACAGAGAGCGATATGGGTGGCAGCCCGAGCCCGCTGTCCAGTCAAACACAATGGGGATGATCAACAAAGGCATTGGAACTGCTCAAGCCAATCTTGCCCACAACTCAGTCTTGCCACGATTGAGGGACAACTTTGGTCAGATGGTGCCTTCCAGTACGACGCCAATACCAATTCCCCGACAGTATCTCCAACAGTACCGGCAGCTCGGCCGTCCCAACACACTAGGGTCTGCTCCTGTTAGACCTATGCTCGGAGCAGCTCCGGCACCCAGCTTTACACTTCCAAACTCGGATCTACAGCCTGTCCTTGGATCGGGATCGTTTGCCAAGTACCCAGCTGACGGACATGCCCTACCGTCGCATGCGACGCCCTCAGCCACACCACAGGCCAACCCGAGTTTAGTCGCCGGTCCGTTTGGCACTCAGCCAGTCGAAACCTTAGCTGCTTCTAATTCGGctcctcatccagctcctcgtAACACTCCTCCTACTCCGGCTCAAAAACCAGCTGCTTCTGCTCTGGCGCCTCCTAATAAAGCGCCGTCTCCCATGTCTCAGAAGGCTCTGTCACATGCTCATGTCTCTGGGAGTCAACAACCTCAGTCAACTACCCCATCGTTgatcatccccctcccggGGGCTTCGGCGTCAGTCACTGATTCAGCGAGGCCCGACCTTCCAGACCTACGACGGATCTATCAAGCGCTTTGTGAGGAAGGGAAAGAGGTTGTTTTTACGCCAGATGCCGTTATGCAAGGCGTTGAACAAGCACTGCAGGAGAAAGGGTTCAGTTATAAGACCTTCCCTGCTAGAGACAAGTGGCAATACCTACAAAAGTGCTGCAGGTTACATGCACGTTTTGCAGAAGCCATGCTTTCGGGCTACATTCAACCTGACCAGCTGGCCACTCGGGAGCGGCGGGACTTGCAAACTATGGTTACCCGGCTCAATGGCTTGGCCGAGGACGACTTCAAGCGCGAAGTCTGGGGCTCCCAAGTCGTCCGCAATAAC caagcagcaacagtAGCACAGCAAAAGCCGCGACCGTCGTCGAAGGTGAAGGACGAAAGTCGAGTCACCAAGGTGatgaaggacaaggagaaggcgtcAGGATCGATGCCTAAACGGCCACGAGATTCGAAGGGGCCTAAAACCCCCAACATTGGACCGAGGCCGGGAGGACGGCAGCAGCCTGTCCGACCCGGAGATTCAGCCGCCTCGCCGTTTTTAATTGACTGA
- the GSH2 gene encoding Glutathione synthetase (EggNog:ENOG503NU0F; COG:Q), with the protein MTSNTPYPPALDAGLETERLSQTIKDWSIANGLAVRPPPALVGQNQDPEGILAINAPVTLFPSPFPKSCFEEAKAIQTNYNELYARISQDEEFLGRLVQEVADGDDFIAKLWEIHLKVKEEGYVQNLSLGLFRSDYMVHQDGDHLQIKQVEFNTIASSFGGLSAQTSLLHQHLSKTEYPLLTTPIPPNTLNLPANTSAHSLAAGLHAAYEAYGPSILNHPTCILFIVQDGERNIFDQRHLEYSLQQSSIPVFRLPFSQLLTHTTLSPTPLRQLLYHLPHNPSQIFEVAVTYLRAGYGPNDYPAPSSWLARRRIETSNTIPCPTILTQLAGMKKVQQVLATPPGPSTLAKFIPDEEKSSALWRTFTNIYPLDSSSPAGREARRLATDPKECLKYVMKPQREGGGNNFYKGAIPEQLKKVPEEHWNSFILMELITPPAVQNTILRQGKLEKGGVICELGVYGTCLWDQKTGQVKHNEEAGYLLRTKGDQSEEGGVAAGFGCMDSVALV; encoded by the exons ATGACTTCAAACACCCCCTATCCCCCAGCTCTAGATGCAGGTCTGGAGACAGAAAGACTGTCTCAGACTATCAAGGATTGGTCAATCGCCAATGGGCTTGCCGtccgtcctcctcctgcatTGGTAGGCCAGAATCAAGACCCTGAGGGAATTCTGGCTATCAATGCCCCTGTCACGCTTTTCCCAAGTCCATTCCCAAAAAGCTGCTTCGAGGAGGCAAAGGCAATCCAGACGAACTACAATGAGTTGTATGCTCGAATCAGTCAGGATGAGGAGTTTTTGGGCCGTCTTGTTCAAGA GGTtgccgatggtgatgattttATTGCCAAGCTCTGGGAGATTCATCTCAAAGTAAAAGAGGAAGGCTATGTTCAG AACCTCTCTCTTGGTCTTTTCCGGTCAGACTACATGGTTCACCAGGACGGTGACCACCTCCAAATTAAACAGGTTGAGTTCAACACGATAGCCTCTTCCTTTGGAGGGCTCTCTGCTCAAACCTCGCTGCTCCATCA ACACCTATCAAAAACAGAATACCCCCTCCtaaccacccccatcccccccaacaccctcaacctccccgccaacacctccgcccactccctcgccgccggcctCCACGCCGCCTACGAAGCCTACGGGCCCTCAatcctcaaccacccaaccTGCATCCTTTTCATCGTCCAAGACGGCGAACGCAACATCTTCGACCAACGCCACCTAGAATACTCCCTCCAACAATCCTCCATCCCCGTCTTCcgcctccccttctcccaacTCCTAacccacaccaccctctcccccacccccctccgccaactcctctaccacctcccccacaacccctcccaaatcTTCGAAGTAGCCGTCACCTACCTCCGCGCAGGCTACGGACCAAACGACTACCCCGCCCCCTCATCCTGGCTCGCCCGCCGCAGAATCGAAACCTCCAACACGATCCCCTGTCCCACAATCCTAACCCAGCTAGCCGGCATGAAAAAGGTACAACAAGTCCTCGCCACCCCTCCCGGCCCTtccaccctcgccaaatTCATCCCCGACGAGGAAAAATCTTCCGCATTGTGGAGGACCTTCACAAACATCTACCCCCTGGacagctcctcccccgcaGGGAGGGAAGCCCGGCGCCTGGCCACCGACCCGAAAGAGTGTCTAAAGTACGTCATGAAGCCCCAGAGGGAAGGCGGCGGAAACAACTTTTACAAGGGCGCCATCCCggagcagctgaagaaggtgCCCGAGGAGCACTGGAATAGTTTTATTCTGATGGAGCTCATCACGCCGCCCGCGGTGCAGAATACGATCCTGAGACaggggaagctggagaaggggggcGTGATTTGCGAGTTGGGGGTGTACGGGACTTGTTTGTGGGATCAGAAGACCGGCCAAGTCAAACACAACGAAGAGGCAGGTTACCTACTAAGGACAAAGGGGGATCagagcgaggaggggggtgtggcGGCTGGGTTTGGGTGCATGGATTCTGTTGCTTTAGTGTAG